In Clostridium swellfunianum, a genomic segment contains:
- a CDS encoding DUF4342 domain-containing protein yields MTVRMENIDELRRRTNVSYEAAKEALEKCNDDLLEAIIYLEKNNMVKSNAVCDNKESLWDKFKKLVKKGNNTRFIISKRGANILSIPVTLAVIITIIAPYVTCLALLVALVTGHRVRFEGKDMELDKVNQMMDKVADSVDCAKRKLSEDSNAEGTR; encoded by the coding sequence ATGACAGTAAGAATGGAAAATATCGATGAACTTAGAAGAAGAACAAACGTAAGCTACGAGGCAGCAAAGGAAGCCCTTGAAAAATGCAATGATGATTTGCTGGAGGCAATTATTTATCTAGAGAAGAACAATATGGTTAAGTCAAATGCAGTTTGTGACAATAAGGAATCCTTATGGGATAAGTTTAAGAAGCTAGTTAAAAAAGGTAACAACACAAGATTTATAATTAGCAAGAGAGGTGCAAATATTTTAAGCATACCTGTTACGCTGGCAGTTATTATAACAATAATTGCTCCTTACGTAACATGCTTAGCCCTTCTAGTTGCTCTAGTTACAGGACACAGGGTAAGGTTTGAAGGCAAGGACATGGAGTTAGATAAAGTAAATCAAATGATGGATAAGGTAGCAGACAGTGTAGACTGTGCTAAGAGGAAGCTTAGCGAAGACAGCAATGCGGAGGGAACGAGATAA
- a CDS encoding tyrosine-type recombinase/integrase: protein MGYEKNTESKERLTLLSEGNLKILRDYFKYFRPIDWLFPGAEKDNPLSTRSVEKIMDKAVKKSGITRPVTVHTLRHYVESNIMGST from the coding sequence ATGGGATATGAAAAAAATACCGAGAGCAAAGAAAGGCTTACGTTACTTTCAGAAGGCAATCTTAAGATTCTAAGAGACTATTTTAAGTATTTTAGACCCATAGACTGGCTTTTCCCAGGAGCAGAGAAAGACAACCCTCTATCAACACGAAGTGTGGAAAAGATAATGGACAAGGCTGTCAAGAAGTCAGGAATAACAAGACCTGTAACGGTACATACATTAAGACATTATGTAGAGTCAAATATTATGGGGAGTACATAG
- a CDS encoding site-specific integrase, translating into MNNADFPRYLSYFLSKYLPGQKNASVHTISSYRDTFKLFLVFCTTKRSMRPETISMNQLTKELVVEYLQWLEEKRECSISTRNHRLAVLHSFFQYVQKEVPENLFEIQKILSIPNKKSQKGLVQYLTGTEIRILLQQPDSSTYEGFRDMVLLSVLYDTGARVQELTEIRIKDIRLSDPSVITLHGKGNKIRQVPLMGGTSELLEKYLKIKKYHFGLAKTDNYLFTNQKNQKLSRWGVSYILNKYVEMAREKSLFKVNFHITPHVLRHAKAMHLLQSGVNLIYIRDFLGHADCSTTEIYARADSEMKRKAIENAYVDLVPDEIPRWEEDGDLMKWLNGLCE; encoded by the coding sequence ATGAATAATGCTGATTTTCCAAGATATCTTTCATACTTTTTATCAAAATACCTTCCTGGACAGAAAAATGCGAGTGTACATACTATATCATCGTATCGCGATACTTTTAAACTCTTCTTGGTATTCTGCACAACAAAAAGGTCGATGAGACCTGAGACAATAAGCATGAATCAACTGACAAAGGAACTTGTTGTGGAATATCTTCAATGGCTTGAAGAAAAAAGAGAATGTTCAATTTCAACACGTAACCATAGACTAGCTGTACTACATTCATTTTTTCAATATGTACAAAAGGAAGTTCCTGAAAACTTATTTGAAATACAAAAAATCCTTTCTATTCCAAACAAGAAAAGTCAGAAAGGGTTAGTCCAGTACCTAACGGGTACTGAAATAAGAATTCTGCTACAGCAGCCTGACTCATCTACTTACGAAGGATTTCGGGATATGGTGCTTCTATCAGTTTTGTACGATACTGGTGCAAGAGTTCAAGAACTCACAGAAATTAGGATTAAAGATATACGGCTTTCTGATCCCTCAGTAATTACCTTGCACGGTAAGGGCAATAAGATTCGTCAGGTTCCTTTAATGGGCGGGACATCAGAACTACTTGAAAAATACCTTAAAATAAAAAAGTATCATTTTGGGCTTGCAAAGACAGATAATTACCTTTTCACAAATCAAAAGAACCAGAAGCTATCTAGATGGGGAGTTTCCTATATTTTAAATAAGTATGTGGAGATGGCAAGGGAAAAATCTTTATTTAAAGTTAATTTTCATATAACTCCTCACGTGCTCCGTCATGCAAAAGCCATGCACTTGCTTCAATCAGGAGTAAATCTCATATATATACGTGATTTTCTTGGGCATGCAGATTGCTCTACAACAGAGATATACGCGAGAGCGGACAGTGAAATGAAAAGAAAGGCTATTGAAAATGCATATGTTGATTTAGTCCCCGATGAAATTCCAAGATGGGAGGAAGATGGAGATCTAATGAAGTGGTTGAATGGCTTATGCGAATAG
- a CDS encoding site-specific integrase, whose protein sequence is MTKLREQFKRDLELKGFSPKTQESYLRHISLFAKHYNKSPELLGTEEIKAYLHYLIAERNFSKSYVNQVYSGLKFLYETTLNRQWDMKKIPRAKKGLRYFQKAILRF, encoded by the coding sequence ATGACAAAATTAAGAGAACAATTCAAAAGAGACCTGGAGCTTAAGGGCTTCAGCCCCAAAACCCAAGAATCGTATCTAAGACATATATCATTATTTGCCAAGCACTATAACAAGTCACCAGAGCTGCTAGGTACTGAAGAGATCAAAGCTTATCTCCATTATCTCATCGCAGAAAGGAACTTCAGCAAGTCTTATGTAAATCAGGTTTATAGTGGATTAAAATTTCTTTATGAGACTACCCTCAATAGACAATGGGATATGAAAAAAATACCGAGAGCAAAGAAAGGCTTACGTTACTTTCAGAAGGCAATCTTAAGATTCTAA
- a CDS encoding site-specific integrase: protein MAEREYAISTIKNHRGVLNSLLKFMKEKNITKLTEEVGMDYIKCKTGTKLQGFWGSSDRKTGRVMKPVQNLLIFMETGELSFFIRSHIQPFICPPGFEKEYKQFQQEYQERNYADATIVCNNNIIHKLLTFLDEKGISNSGKITSVLISKFLANYEESKPKYVATVVYVLRNYLSFLKEAGFIKIDIASSLPHIRILRNAFIPYSWKTEDVKKLLSIIDRGDPKGKRDFAILLLIVRLGLRVSDIRRMQLSNLNWSRKTISIIMQKTCKAIELPILDDIGWALIDYLKNGRPRTASNRIFVRHRAPFDAFGENECFQRELRRYMEAAGINIPSGVICGMHSLRSTLAKNMLEAKAPLSVISETLGHQSINTTSIYIKIDIEGLRKCALDPEEVFQ from the coding sequence ATGGCAGAACGCGAATATGCCATTTCCACCATCAAAAATCATCGAGGTGTACTTAACAGCCTCCTAAAGTTCATGAAGGAAAAAAACATCACAAAATTAACAGAAGAGGTTGGAATGGATTATATTAAGTGTAAAACTGGCACTAAACTCCAGGGATTCTGGGGGTCTTCCGACCGTAAAACAGGTAGGGTGATGAAACCTGTTCAAAATCTTCTAATCTTTATGGAAACTGGCGAACTATCCTTCTTTATTCGATCACATATACAACCATTTATTTGTCCACCTGGCTTTGAGAAAGAATATAAGCAGTTTCAACAAGAATATCAAGAACGTAATTATGCAGATGCAACTATAGTATGTAACAATAACATAATACATAAACTTCTCACTTTCCTTGATGAAAAAGGTATATCTAATTCAGGCAAGATCACATCAGTTCTTATTTCTAAGTTTTTAGCTAACTATGAAGAATCAAAACCAAAGTATGTAGCCACTGTTGTATATGTGTTGCGTAACTATTTATCTTTCCTGAAGGAAGCAGGATTTATAAAAATAGATATTGCCTCATCTTTACCGCATATAAGAATCCTACGGAATGCCTTTATTCCTTACTCATGGAAAACAGAAGATGTAAAAAAACTATTGTCCATTATTGATAGGGGAGACCCGAAGGGTAAGCGTGACTTTGCAATACTGCTTCTCATTGTTCGTCTTGGTTTAAGAGTTAGTGACATCCGCAGGATGCAGCTTTCCAATTTGAATTGGAGTCGTAAGACAATCAGTATTATAATGCAAAAAACCTGTAAAGCAATAGAGTTGCCGATTCTAGATGATATAGGTTGGGCGCTCATTGATTATCTTAAGAATGGCCGCCCTAGAACAGCGAGTAACAGGATATTTGTCAGACATAGAGCTCCTTTTGATGCCTTCGGCGAAAACGAGTGTTTTCAAAGAGAACTGCGCCGCTACATGGAGGCAGCGGGGATTAATATTCCATCTGGTGTCATTTGTGGTATGCATTCACTAAGAAGCACCTTAGCCAAAAATATGCTTGAAGCGAAAGCTCCTTTGTCAGTAATTTCAGAAACACTGGGCCATCAGAGTATAAACACAACCAGTATCTACATTAAGATAGATATTGAAGGGCTGAGAAAATGTGCCTTAGATCCGGAGGAGGTGTTCCAGTAA
- a CDS encoding tyrosine-type recombinase/integrase: MKEKYQWQSDISDMLISYLKEKRMTGFRFNQQEHYLKRFDEYYSRNGYSGSRLTKPMLNEFIYSAVERPSSYYLKERLMHDFALFLTKNGFHEVYVPEIKSAPQNQGTHVPYIFTEEEMAQIFHTIDSWKDSFYTNRSIIDPVFFRLLYGTGMRISEALNLLISDFSPTEGILTIYHAKNNKDRIIPLSPSLTERIIELKEKIHRYSNDSAYLFTTKNNKRIDQSTMYRRFRDYLQNAGISHTDAGPRVHDLRHNFAVKCLKGWVLSGEELTNLLPYLAAYMGHSDFRGTQYYLRLTADLYPNIINRVEADFGYVIPLGGEFDE, encoded by the coding sequence ATGAAAGAAAAATACCAATGGCAAAGCGATATCTCCGATATGCTTATATCTTATCTTAAGGAGAAACGAATGACAGGATTTCGATTTAACCAACAGGAACACTATTTGAAAAGATTCGATGAATACTACTCCAGAAATGGTTACTCAGGCTCACGCCTGACAAAACCCATGCTGAATGAATTTATTTATTCAGCTGTAGAACGTCCATCTAGCTACTACTTGAAAGAACGGCTCATGCACGATTTTGCCTTGTTCCTTACGAAGAATGGATTTCATGAAGTTTATGTGCCTGAAATCAAGTCAGCACCACAGAATCAAGGCACTCACGTACCGTATATATTTACTGAAGAAGAAATGGCACAAATCTTCCATACAATTGACTCTTGGAAGGATTCATTTTATACCAATAGGAGTATTATTGACCCTGTATTCTTTCGACTTCTTTATGGAACTGGCATGAGAATTTCTGAAGCATTAAACCTCCTCATAAGTGATTTCAGTCCTACCGAAGGTATTTTGACTATATATCACGCTAAAAATAATAAAGACCGTATAATCCCTCTTTCTCCCAGCCTAACGGAACGCATCATTGAGCTTAAGGAGAAAATCCATAGATATTCTAATGATAGTGCTTATCTATTTACTACAAAGAACAATAAAAGAATTGATCAGAGCACAATGTACCGTCGCTTTCGCGACTATCTGCAGAATGCAGGTATATCACACACAGATGCAGGACCTAGAGTACATGATTTGAGACATAATTTTGCTGTAAAGTGCCTCAAAGGCTGGGTTCTTTCAGGTGAGGAATTGACCAATCTCCTTCCATATCTTGCAGCATATATGGGGCATTCAGATTTTAGAGGTACACAATATTATCTTAGGCTAACTGCTGATCTGTATCCTAATATCATTAATCGAGTTGAAGCAGACTTTGGTTACGTTATACCGCTAGGTGGTGAGTTTGATGAATAA